Proteins encoded together in one Thermus neutrinimicus window:
- a CDS encoding response regulator — protein MRHLNPNLRVLIADDHPLFRLGLRAGLEGEGLVVVAEAQDGEEALEKALALNPEAVLLDLRMPKMDGLECTRALRKKGYAGLIALLTTYQEPALVREAFLAGADAYFSKELSAAELKRRLLRVAQGEETLKPPDLPSLTSREEEVLHLLAQGLSVKEMAKALGLSPDTVKDHLESLYGKLLARNRVEALEKARSLGFLAKM, from the coding sequence ATGCGGCATCTAAACCCCAATCTCCGGGTGCTGATCGCCGACGACCACCCCCTCTTCCGCCTGGGGCTTAGGGCGGGCCTCGAGGGGGAAGGGCTCGTGGTGGTGGCCGAGGCCCAGGATGGGGAGGAGGCCTTGGAAAAGGCCCTGGCGCTGAACCCAGAAGCGGTCCTCCTGGACCTAAGGATGCCCAAAATGGACGGCCTGGAGTGCACCCGGGCGCTAAGGAAGAAGGGGTATGCCGGTCTGATCGCCCTTCTCACCACCTACCAGGAGCCCGCCCTGGTACGGGAAGCCTTTTTGGCCGGGGCCGACGCCTATTTTTCCAAGGAGCTCTCCGCCGCCGAGCTCAAAAGGCGCCTTTTACGGGTGGCGCAAGGGGAGGAGACGCTGAAGCCCCCAGACCTTCCCAGCCTCACCTCCAGGGAGGAGGAGGTCCTCCACCTTCTGGCCCAGGGGCTTTCCGTGAAGGAGATGGCCAAGGCCCTAGGCCTTTCCCCGGACACGGTGAAGGACCACCTGGAAAGCCTTTACGGCAAGCTTCTGGCCCGAAACCGGGTGGAAGCTCTGGAAAAGGCGAGGTCCCTGGGTTTCCTGGCGAAGATGTAG
- a CDS encoding KH domain-containing protein, with protein sequence MRDLVEYLAKSVVDQPERVRVQERRTREGPLYLVEVAPEDKGRLIGKQGRVIESIRTLVRAYAKRKVGVEVR encoded by the coding sequence ATGAGGGACTTGGTGGAGTACCTGGCCAAGAGCGTGGTGGACCAGCCGGAGCGGGTCCGGGTGCAGGAGAGGCGTACGCGGGAAGGGCCCCTTTACCTGGTGGAGGTGGCCCCGGAGGACAAGGGCCGGCTCATCGGTAAGCAGGGCCGGGTCATCGAGTCCATCCGTACCCTGGTGCGGGCCTACGCCAAGCGCAAGGTGGGTGTGGAGGTGCGCTAG
- the rimM gene encoding ribosome maturation factor RimM (Essential for efficient processing of 16S rRNA) has protein sequence MRLVEIGRFGAPYALRGGLKFRGEPVVAHLERVYVEGHGWRAVEDLYQVGEDLVVHLAGVSSRELAEPLVGLRVYAEVEELPPLEEGRYYYFALIGLPVYVGDLKMGVVVDILDAGAQDVLVIKGVGERLRDQTERLVPLQAPYVRVEEEGIHVEPIPGLFD, from the coding sequence ATGCGCCTGGTGGAGATCGGCCGGTTCGGTGCCCCGTATGCCCTGCGCGGGGGGCTTAAGTTCCGGGGTGAGCCGGTGGTGGCTCACCTGGAACGGGTGTACGTGGAAGGCCATGGCTGGCGGGCGGTGGAGGATCTCTACCAGGTGGGGGAAGACCTGGTGGTCCACCTGGCAGGGGTTTCCAGCCGGGAGCTGGCCGAGCCCTTGGTGGGTCTTCGGGTGTACGCGGAGGTGGAGGAGCTCCCCCCCCTCGAGGAGGGCCGGTACTACTACTTCGCCCTCATCGGGCTTCCCGTTTACGTGGGGGACTTGAAGATGGGGGTGGTGGTGGACATCCTGGACGCGGGAGCCCAGGATGTCCTGGTGATCAAGGGCGTGGGGGAAAGGCTTCGCGACCAGACGGAGCGCCTGGTGCCCCTGCAGGCCCCCTACGTGCGGGTGGAGGAGGAGGGCATCCACGTGGAGCCGATCCCCGGCCTCTTTGACTGA
- a CDS encoding zinc metallopeptidase yields the protein MDMLALLLMGLVFLASLAIQGGLQATFARFSRVANSRGLTGAQVARAILDAHGLTHVRVEPVPGALTDHYDPHAKAVRLSEPNYASSSLAALAVAAHEVGHAVQDAHGYTWLRVRASLWPAASLGTNLGPILVVGGLMLGAIGLAKLGLYLYLAVALFQLVTLPVEFDASRRALEFLRRMGFLSQQEMVPARQVLTWAALTYVAALASSLATILYYASLLMGRREE from the coding sequence ATGGACATGTTGGCGCTTTTGCTCATGGGGCTGGTTTTCTTGGCCAGCTTGGCGATTCAAGGGGGTTTGCAGGCTACCTTTGCCCGTTTCAGCCGGGTGGCCAATAGCCGTGGCCTTACGGGAGCCCAGGTGGCCCGGGCCATTTTAGATGCCCATGGCCTCACCCATGTCCGGGTGGAACCGGTGCCCGGGGCGCTCACCGACCACTACGATCCCCATGCCAAGGCGGTGCGGCTTTCCGAGCCCAACTACGCCTCGTCCAGCCTGGCGGCCTTGGCGGTGGCGGCCCACGAGGTGGGGCATGCGGTGCAGGATGCCCACGGCTACACCTGGCTTCGGGTGCGGGCTAGCCTCTGGCCAGCGGCTAGCCTGGGCACCAACCTGGGCCCGATCCTGGTGGTGGGAGGCTTGATGCTGGGGGCCATCGGTCTGGCCAAGCTCGGGCTTTACCTCTACCTGGCGGTGGCCCTATTCCAGCTGGTGACCCTGCCCGTGGAGTTTGACGCCTCGAGGCGGGCCCTGGAGTTCCTACGGCGCATGGGCTTCCTCTCCCAGCAGGAGATGGTCCCTGCCCGGCAGGTGCTCACCTGGGCGGCCCTTACCTATGTGGCCGCCTTGGCCAGCTCCTTGGCCACCATCCTCTACTACGCCAGCCTCCTCATGGGTCGGAGGGAAGAGTAA
- a CDS encoding sulfurtransferase has product MDYTHPEVLVSTDWVQKHLQDPQIRILEVDEDILLYETGHIPGAQKVDWQRDFWDPVVRDFVDEEGFTQLMERLGISTDTTVVLYGDKNNWWAAYAFWFFKYNGHQDVRLMNGGRQKWVEEGRPLTTEVPTYPRGAYRVPYRDETIRAYRDEVLKHTLKVKEGKGALVDVRSPEEYRGERTHMPDYPQEGALRAGHIPGAKNIPWAKAVNPDGTFKRAEELKALYESLGITPEKDVVVYCRIAERSSHSWFVLKYLLDYPHVKNYDGSWTEWGNLVGVPVAKGEE; this is encoded by the coding sequence ATGGACTACACGCATCCCGAGGTTCTGGTGAGCACGGACTGGGTTCAAAAGCACTTACAGGACCCGCAGATTCGGATCCTCGAGGTGGACGAGGACATCCTGCTCTACGAAACCGGCCACATTCCAGGGGCACAGAAGGTGGACTGGCAACGGGACTTCTGGGATCCGGTGGTACGGGACTTTGTGGACGAGGAGGGGTTCACCCAGCTCATGGAACGCCTGGGCATCTCCACCGACACCACCGTGGTCCTTTACGGGGACAAGAACAATTGGTGGGCCGCCTACGCCTTCTGGTTCTTCAAGTACAACGGCCACCAGGATGTGCGCCTCATGAACGGAGGGCGGCAGAAGTGGGTGGAGGAGGGCCGCCCCCTCACCACCGAGGTGCCCACCTATCCCCGGGGCGCCTATCGGGTGCCCTACCGGGACGAGACCATCCGCGCCTACCGGGACGAGGTCCTCAAGCACACCCTCAAGGTTAAGGAGGGCAAGGGCGCCCTGGTGGACGTGCGAAGCCCCGAGGAGTACCGCGGGGAACGCACCCACATGCCCGACTATCCACAGGAAGGAGCCCTGCGGGCCGGCCACATCCCGGGCGCCAAGAACATCCCCTGGGCCAAGGCGGTGAACCCCGACGGGACCTTCAAAAGGGCGGAGGAACTTAAGGCCCTCTACGAGTCCTTGGGCATCACCCCGGAGAAGGATGTGGTGGTCTACTGCCGCATCGCCGAGCGTTCCAGCCACTCCTGGTTTGTCCTCAAGTACCTCCTGGACTACCCCCACGTGAAGAACTACGACGGCTCCTGGACGGAGTGGGGCAACCTGGTGGGAGTTCCGGTGGCCAAGGGGGAGGAATAG
- the ffh gene encoding signal recognition particle protein has protein sequence MFAKLAGRLQEAIDRLRGRGRITEEDLKATLREIRRALMDADVNLEVARAFVESVREKALGQKVLESLTPAEVVLATVYESLKEALGGEPQFPSLRNQNLWFLVGLQGSGKTTTAAKLALFYKGKGRRPLLVAADTQRPAAREQLRILGEKIGVPVLEVQDGESPESIRRRVEERARQEVRDLILVDTAGRLQMDEPLMAELARLKEAMNPDEVLLVLDAMTGQEALGVAKAFDERVGVTGLVLTKLDGDARGGAALSARHVTGKPIYFAGVSERPEGLEPFYPDRLAGRILGMGDVATLAEKVRAAGLEAEAPKSAKELTLEDFLKQMQNLKRLGSFSEVLAMLPGVGKALPPGVQVDDKAIKRLEAIVLSMTPEERKDPRILNASRRKRIARGSGTSVQEINRFIKAFEETKALMKSLEKSKGRGLMGMFRR, from the coding sequence ATGTTTGCCAAGCTGGCGGGAAGACTGCAGGAGGCCATAGACCGCTTAAGGGGCCGGGGCCGCATCACCGAGGAGGACCTGAAGGCCACCCTCAGGGAGATCCGTCGGGCCCTGATGGATGCCGACGTGAACCTGGAGGTGGCGAGGGCCTTTGTGGAGAGCGTCCGGGAGAAGGCCTTGGGCCAGAAGGTCCTGGAAAGCCTCACCCCGGCAGAGGTGGTGCTGGCCACGGTCTACGAGTCCCTGAAGGAGGCCTTGGGCGGGGAACCTCAGTTTCCCTCCCTGAGGAACCAGAACCTCTGGTTCCTGGTGGGCCTCCAGGGCTCTGGCAAAACCACCACCGCAGCCAAACTGGCCCTTTTCTACAAGGGAAAGGGTAGGAGGCCCCTTCTGGTGGCCGCCGACACCCAGCGCCCCGCCGCCCGGGAGCAGCTTCGCATCCTGGGGGAAAAGATCGGGGTCCCGGTCCTAGAGGTCCAGGATGGGGAGAGCCCCGAGTCCATCCGCCGCCGGGTGGAGGAACGGGCCAGGCAGGAGGTTCGTGACCTGATCCTGGTGGATACCGCCGGGCGCCTGCAGATGGACGAGCCCCTCATGGCGGAGCTGGCCCGCCTCAAGGAGGCCATGAACCCCGACGAGGTGCTTTTGGTCCTGGATGCCATGACGGGCCAGGAGGCCCTTGGGGTGGCCAAGGCCTTTGACGAGAGGGTGGGGGTCACGGGGCTCGTCCTCACCAAGCTGGATGGGGATGCCCGGGGCGGGGCGGCCCTTTCCGCCCGGCACGTGACGGGGAAGCCCATCTACTTCGCAGGGGTTTCCGAGCGCCCCGAGGGCCTGGAGCCCTTCTACCCCGACCGGCTGGCGGGCCGCATCCTGGGCATGGGGGATGTGGCCACCTTGGCGGAGAAGGTGAGGGCGGCGGGCCTCGAGGCGGAGGCCCCCAAGTCCGCCAAGGAGCTCACCCTTGAGGACTTCCTCAAGCAGATGCAAAACCTAAAGCGCCTGGGCTCTTTTTCGGAGGTCCTCGCCATGCTTCCGGGGGTGGGCAAGGCCTTGCCCCCCGGGGTCCAGGTGGACGACAAGGCCATCAAGCGCCTCGAGGCCATCGTTCTCTCCATGACCCCCGAGGAGCGGAAGGACCCCCGCATCCTGAACGCCTCCCGGCGCAAGCGCATCGCCAGGGGAAGCGGTACCAGCGTGCAGGAGATCAACCGCTTCATCAAGGCATTCGAGGAAACCAAGGCCCTAATGAAGTCCCTGGAGAAGAGCAAGGGCCGGGGACTCATGGGAATGTTCAGGAGGTAG
- a CDS encoding nucleoside triphosphate pyrophosphohydrolase family protein: MTLNEYQQEAKKTALYPEVYRLLYPTLGLAGESGELANKVKKILRDHGGNLSQATREDLVAELGDVLWYVAQLATDLGVSLEEVAQGNLAKLRSRLERGKIGGAGDNR, from the coding sequence ATGACCCTAAATGAGTACCAGCAGGAGGCCAAGAAAACCGCCCTCTACCCTGAGGTCTACCGGCTTCTGTACCCCACCTTGGGCCTGGCGGGGGAAAGTGGGGAACTGGCCAACAAGGTCAAAAAAATCCTCCGGGACCATGGGGGAAACCTAAGCCAGGCCACCCGGGAGGACCTGGTGGCGGAACTTGGGGACGTGCTTTGGTATGTGGCCCAGCTGGCCACCGACCTGGGAGTCAGCCTGGAGGAGGTAGCCCAAGGCAACCTGGCCAAGCTCCGCTCCCGCCTAGAGCGGGGAAAGATCGGGGGCGCGGGAGATAATCGCTAA
- the rpsP gene encoding 30S ribosomal protein S16, translating to MVKIRLSRFGSKHNPHYRIVVTDSRRKRDGAYIEKIGYYDPRKTTPEWLKVDVERARYWLSVGAQPTDTARRLLREAGVFRQEG from the coding sequence ATGGTAAAGATCCGGCTCTCTCGTTTCGGCTCCAAGCATAACCCTCACTACCGCATCGTGGTCACCGATAGCCGCAGGAAGCGCGACGGCGCCTACATCGAAAAGATCGGGTACTACGATCCCCGCAAGACCACTCCCGAGTGGCTGAAGGTGGACGTGGAGCGGGCCAGGTACTGGCTCTCCGTGGGGGCCCAGCCCACGGACACCGCCCGGAGGCTTCTTAGAGAGGCGGGGGTTTTCCGGCAGGAAGGCTAG
- the sdaAA gene encoding L-serine ammonia-lyase, iron-sulfur-dependent, subunit alpha has protein sequence MPLTLNDLAALPGRASEALLLEEVEETGLAPEAILAKLRERLGIMRDSIRRGLASDAPSVAGMVGKNAKTLWEAPDPLRDPLLKRVQAYAMAVNEENARMGRIVAAPTAGSAGTLPGALLGVADHLGIPDEELLMPMVLAAGVAKIISRQIYIAGASGGCQAEIGSSAAMAAAAVTELLGGSSEASSHAAALALQNTLGLVCDPVGGFVEVPCVMRNGFYAVHAVSAASMALAGIRSVIPPDEVILAMAGIGRLLPLELKETGLGGLADTPTGRRLAAQALGEASEG, from the coding sequence ATGCCGTTGACCCTGAACGACCTTGCAGCCCTTCCCGGCCGGGCATCCGAGGCCTTGCTCCTCGAGGAGGTGGAGGAAACCGGGTTGGCTCCCGAGGCCATCCTGGCTAAGCTCCGGGAGCGCCTGGGCATTATGCGGGATTCCATCCGAAGGGGTCTTGCCTCGGACGCCCCCAGTGTGGCGGGAATGGTGGGGAAGAACGCCAAGACCTTGTGGGAGGCCCCGGACCCCTTGCGGGATCCGCTTCTCAAGCGGGTTCAGGCTTACGCCATGGCGGTCAACGAGGAAAACGCCCGCATGGGCCGGATTGTGGCCGCACCCACCGCGGGCAGCGCCGGGACGCTTCCTGGGGCCTTGCTGGGGGTAGCGGATCACCTGGGCATCCCCGATGAGGAACTCCTCATGCCCATGGTCCTGGCCGCCGGGGTGGCCAAGATCATCAGCCGCCAGATCTACATCGCTGGGGCCAGCGGGGGATGCCAGGCGGAGATCGGCTCCTCGGCGGCCATGGCGGCGGCCGCCGTTACCGAGCTTCTCGGGGGGAGCTCGGAGGCCTCCAGCCATGCGGCGGCTTTGGCCCTGCAGAACACTTTGGGTTTGGTTTGCGATCCCGTGGGGGGATTTGTGGAGGTGCCCTGCGTGATGCGCAATGGCTTTTATGCGGTTCACGCGGTGAGCGCGGCTTCCATGGCCCTGGCGGGAATAAGGAGCGTGATCCCTCCCGACGAGGTGATCCTGGCCATGGCGGGCATCGGCCGCCTCCTGCCCTTGGAGCTCAAGGAGACTGGCCTGGGAGGCTTGGCGGACACCCCTACAGGGCGTCGGCTCGCTGCCCAAGCCCTGGGGGAGGCTTCTGAGGGCTAG
- a CDS encoding zf-TFIIB domain-containing protein: MPLLLCPNCQVGMKEVERRGVLLDVCPQCGGVWLDRGELEKLLAEAKEVERAYEEEREAYHRKEGKPYKKKRGFLEVLDLFD; encoded by the coding sequence ATGCCCCTTCTCCTTTGCCCAAACTGCCAGGTGGGCATGAAGGAGGTGGAGAGGCGGGGGGTCCTATTGGACGTTTGCCCCCAGTGCGGGGGGGTGTGGCTGGATCGGGGGGAGTTGGAAAAGCTCCTGGCGGAGGCCAAGGAGGTGGAGCGGGCTTACGAGGAGGAGCGGGAGGCGTACCACCGCAAGGAGGGCAAGCCCTACAAGAAGAAAAGGGGCTTCCTGGAGGTGCTGGACCTCTTTGACTAG
- the trmD gene encoding tRNA (guanosine(37)-N1)-methyltransferase TrmD: MRYTILTLFPRLILPWLSESLLKKAQERGLIRVEVVDLRAYGLGRHRTVDDTPYGGGAGMVIRPDVAVAALEAVLPADEVILLSPAGEPFSQRMAEELAQRDHLVLLSGRYEGFDARVEAFVTRSLSIGDYVLMGGEVAALAVLEATARLIPGVIGDPESHLRDSFVRGLLDHPHYTRPPEFRGLRVPEVLLSGNHPEVDRWRRAEALRKTLAVRPELVREARLGPLEVAWLAEMDREG; the protein is encoded by the coding sequence ATGCGCTACACTATCCTCACCCTTTTCCCTCGCCTCATACTCCCCTGGCTTTCGGAGTCTCTCCTAAAGAAGGCCCAGGAGCGGGGCCTTATCCGGGTGGAGGTGGTGGATCTCAGGGCTTATGGCCTGGGGCGGCACCGCACCGTGGACGATACCCCCTATGGCGGCGGGGCGGGGATGGTGATCCGCCCCGATGTGGCGGTGGCGGCCTTGGAGGCAGTTCTGCCCGCGGATGAGGTGATCCTCCTTTCCCCGGCGGGGGAACCCTTCTCGCAGCGGATGGCGGAGGAGCTGGCCCAAAGGGATCACCTGGTCCTTCTTTCCGGGCGCTACGAGGGATTTGACGCCAGGGTGGAGGCCTTTGTGACCCGGTCCCTTTCCATTGGGGACTACGTGCTCATGGGGGGGGAGGTGGCGGCCCTGGCGGTGCTGGAGGCCACCGCCCGGCTTATTCCCGGGGTGATCGGGGATCCGGAAAGCCACCTAAGGGATTCCTTCGTCCGTGGGCTTCTGGACCATCCCCACTACACCCGCCCTCCGGAGTTCCGCGGGCTTAGGGTGCCGGAGGTTCTCCTTTCGGGAAACCATCCGGAGGTGGACCGGTGGCGCAGGGCGGAGGCCTTGAGGAAGACCCTGGCCGTGAGGCCGGAGCTGGTGCGGGAGGCCAGGCTTGGGCCCCTCGAGGTGGCCTGGCTTGCGGAAATGGACCGCGAGGGCTAG
- the rplS gene encoding 50S ribosomal protein L19, with translation MNRGALLKVVEAKYTRTDLPEFRPGDTVRVAYRVKEGNRTRVQNFEGIVIKVKRNGYNTSFTVRKVSYGVGVERIFPLNSPLIEKIEIVQRGRARRAKLYFIRELSEREIRRKLRADRKRIGQDQERARVAKEEAEAAKSATQAVSEGEAPAE, from the coding sequence ATGAACCGAGGAGCGCTGCTTAAGGTGGTGGAGGCCAAGTATACCCGCACCGATCTTCCCGAGTTCCGGCCTGGGGACACCGTGCGGGTGGCCTACCGGGTAAAGGAGGGCAACCGCACCCGGGTGCAGAACTTTGAGGGCATCGTCATCAAGGTCAAGCGGAACGGGTACAACACCAGCTTTACCGTGCGCAAGGTGAGCTATGGCGTGGGGGTGGAGCGCATCTTCCCCTTGAACTCCCCCCTCATCGAGAAGATCGAGATCGTCCAGCGGGGCCGGGCCCGGCGGGCCAAGCTCTACTTTATCCGCGAGCTTTCCGAAAGGGAGATTCGCCGCAAGCTCCGTGCCGACCGCAAGCGCATCGGTCAGGACCAGGAGAGGGCTCGGGTGGCCAAGGAGGAGGCGGAAGCCGCCAAGAGCGCTACCCAGGCGGTTTCCGAAGGGGAAGCCCCAGCCGAGTAA
- a CDS encoding peroxiredoxin, with protein sequence MEEMVTLPRLNEPAPDFVAKTTAGELRLSDLKGKWVVLFSHPADFTPVCSTEFLAFARRQKEFEELGVQLVGLSIDSIYSHLAWLKDLEEMSGVSINFPVIADLDMKVSKLYGMIHPAASETAAVRAVFIIDPNGILRGMLYYPLTTGRNIEEILRFVRALQFTDRTGLNTPADWQPGDPAIVKPPATLDELKADEAKKSEYAEYKRWYLRLKKA encoded by the coding sequence ATGGAAGAGATGGTTACCCTACCCCGTTTAAACGAGCCTGCCCCCGACTTCGTGGCCAAGACCACGGCTGGGGAGCTCCGGCTATCCGACCTCAAGGGAAAGTGGGTGGTGCTCTTCAGCCACCCCGCCGACTTCACCCCGGTGTGCTCCACGGAGTTCTTGGCCTTCGCCCGTCGGCAGAAGGAGTTTGAGGAGCTGGGAGTCCAGCTGGTGGGGCTTTCCATCGACTCCATCTACTCCCACTTGGCCTGGCTCAAGGACCTGGAGGAGATGTCCGGGGTTAGCATCAACTTCCCAGTGATCGCCGACTTGGACATGAAGGTGTCCAAGCTCTACGGCATGATCCACCCCGCCGCCAGCGAAACCGCTGCGGTGCGGGCGGTGTTCATCATTGACCCCAACGGCATCCTGCGGGGCATGCTCTACTACCCCCTTACCACCGGCCGCAACATCGAGGAGATCCTGCGCTTCGTCCGGGCCCTGCAGTTCACCGACCGCACCGGACTGAACACCCCCGCGGACTGGCAGCCGGGTGACCCCGCCATCGTCAAGCCCCCGGCCACCCTGGACGAGCTCAAGGCGGACGAGGCCAAAAAGTCCGAATACGCCGAGTACAAGCGCTGGTACCTGCGCCTGAAAAAGGCCTAG